A stretch of the Marasmius oreades isolate 03SP1 chromosome 8, whole genome shotgun sequence genome encodes the following:
- a CDS encoding uncharacterized protein (BUSCO:EOG09260BSW), whose amino-acid sequence MESSSNIRIITTLGHVDHGKTTLMDSLLAANNIISSRMVGKMRYLDSREDEQERGITMETSAVSLKFQVFGSGPNGERSPISYMVNMVDTPGHVDFSSEVSIASRLVDGALVVVDVVEGVCTQTIAVLRQAYQDRLRPILVINKLDRLITELRLAPIEAYHHLTRLIEQTNAVMGNFFAAERMEDDLRWREGRERRLAEKKEQHADETDALVNDGDEFQERDDEDIYFAPERGNVVFASAIDGWGFRIGKFAQLYAAKLGVKEGNLRRVLWGDFYLDPKTKRVISYKHLRGRALKPLFVQFVLENIWAVYDAVVLNPNSEKIAKIVATLNLKISPRDLKSKDTRHLLSLIFSQWLSLSTCIIQAAIDIVPAPCVAQAIRLPKMLYPDFHEETNVPKNKSEEDLYTANSQPNALMCAYVSKMFAVSTRDLPENKKKTLTAEEMRAKAAEARRARESRPQETDLTSQGLEATSSINYTPDTAAEDINEQAEEEPEEDVEVILGFARLYSGTIRMGQKVYVVLPKYDTALEPTNAQNQQFLAEATVEGLYVMMGRELALTDTVQAGNIFAVRGLEGKVGRSATLCAPGDVESNETQNVKDSLFNLGRVNRVIAPIVRVALEPAMPADMPKLLAGMKLLSQSDPCVETFQQQTGEHVIVTAGELHLERCLKDLRERFARTEIHVSKPIVPFRETAVKGIDMAPTKSPGATRGTIKGSTSQGTINFTIRASPLPEPIRDFLLQNLATLKKVQHQLDHKADGQIGQLRAEEFVNENRGDITRDSEVRPDQFWTSLQHVCREVGGEWDNIVDRIWGFGPQRAGSCLLIDSRKLSGERSLKRRLERLKSDDTDTATDRVAIDFDGHIETGFQLATFQGPLCSEPVEGLAYFVESLEVDQERLTAEIAQNRLTQLSSALSSAVRDACRNGLLDWSPRLMLAMYSCDIQCSSKHR is encoded by the exons ATGGAGTCCTCCTCTAATATCCGTATCATCACGACTCTTGGACACGTTGATCATGGAAAAACCACACTCATGGACTCCCTTCTCGCTGCAAACAACATAATCTCATCCAGGATGGTTGGCAAAATGCGATACCTTGATAGTCGGGAAGATGAACAAGAAAGAGGGATCACAATGGAAACCAGCGCAGTTTCTCTCAAATTTCAAGTGTTCGGTTCTGGCCCAAATGGAG AAAGATCCCCGATATCATATATGGTGAATATGGTCGATACACCTGGTCACGTCGATTTCTCCAGCGAAGTCTCAATTGCATCCAGATTAGTTGACGGTGCACTTGTGGTCGTTGATGTTGTAGAGGGAGTATGCACACAA ACAATCGCAGTACTCAGGCAGGCGTACCAAGACCGTCTTAGACCAATATTGGTCATAAACAAACTCGATCGTCTCATTACGGAGCTTCGACTCGCACCAATAGAGGCCTACCACCACCTCACGCGACTTATCGAGCAGACAAACGCGGTCATGGGGAATTTCTTTGCGGCAGAGAGGATGGAAGACGATCTTAGATGGAGGGAAGGGCGCGAACGTCGCTTGGCGGAAAAGAAAGAGCAACACGCCGACGAAACAGACGCGTTGGTTAACGATGGAGACGAGTTTCAGGAAAGGGACGACGAGGACATATATTTTGCCCCCGAGCGAGGAAATGTGGTTTTTGCATCTGCTATTGACGGATGGGGTTTTCGGATCGGAAAATTCGCCCAGCTGTACGCGGCGAAATTAGGAGTCAAAGAGGGCAACTTGCGACGGGTGCTTTGGGGAGATTTCTACCTGGACCCCAAGACGAAGAGAGTGATCAGTTATAAGCATCTTCGCGGCCGAGCACTCAAGCCGCTCTTTGTGCAGTTCGTGCTGGAGAATATTTGGGCTGTTTATGATGCTGTTGTCTTGAACCC GAACTCTGAAAAAATTGCCAAGATCGTAGCAACGCTGAACTTGAAAATCTCACCTCGAGACCTGAAGTCGAAAGACACGCGTCATCTCCTGTCGCTCATCTTTTCGCAATGGCTGTCATTGTCTACGTGCATAATACAGGCAGCAATTGATATTGTTCCAGCACCTTGCGTTGCTCAGGCCATAAGGCTACCAAAAATGCTCTATCCAGACTTTCACGAGGAAACGAACGTTCCGAAGAATAAATCAGAAGAAGACCTCTACACTGCCAACTCTCAGCCAAATGCTCTCATGTGCGCCTATGTCAGTAAAATGTTCGCTGTGTCAACCAGGGATCTGCCGgaaaacaaaaagaaaacaCTGACAGCAGAAGAGATGCGTGCTAAGGCCGCCGAAGCGAGACGAGCCAGGGAGTCGCGACCTCAGGAGACCGATCTCACTTCGCAAGGGTTGGAGGCAACGTCAAGCATCAACTACACTCCCGATACTGCCGCCGAGGACATCAATGAACAGGCAGAAGAAGAACCAGAAGAGGACGTTGAAGTTATTCTAGGTTTTGCACGACTCTATTCAGGCACTATCCGTATGGGTCAGAAAGTATATGTTGTACTGCCAAAGTACGACACAGCTCTAGAACCGACAAATGCTCAAAACCAGCAGTTCCTGGCCGAGGCGACTGTTGAAGGTTTATACGTGATGATGGGCCGAGAGCTTGCCTTGACGGATACGGTACAAGCGGGAAATATATTCGCTGTCCGAGGATTAGAAGGCAAGGTAGGGAGAAGCGCGACGCTCTGTGCGCCAGGAGATGTGGAAAGTAACGAAACACAAAATGTGAAAGACTCCTTGTTCAATCTCGGTCGTGTCAATCGTGTA ATCGCCCCCATTGTCCGAGTTGCGTTGGAACCAGCCATGCCGGCTGACATGCCAAAGTTACTGGCAGGTATGAAACTTCTCAGCCAATCAGATCCGTGTGTAGAAACGTTCCAACAACAAACTGGTGAACATGTCATAGTGACTGCCGGAGAACTGCATCTCGAG AGATGCCTGAAAGACCTTCGCGAAAGATTTGCGCGCACAGAAATTCATGTTTCAAAGCCTATCGTGCCGTTCCGTGAGACCGCTGTCAAAGGAATTG ACATGGCACCCACTAAAAGTCCGGGTGCAACCCGAGGGACGATTAAAGGCTCCACCTCTCAGGGAACCATTAATTTCACAATTCGTGCAAGCCCGCTCCCAGAACCTATCCGAGACTTCCTTCTGCAGAACTTGGCGACTTTGAAGAAAGTGCAGCACCAGCTAGACCACAAGGCTGACGGGCAGATCGGACAACTCCGAGCAGAGGAATTCGTCAATGAAAATCGCGGAGATATCACTCGGGACTCAGAAGTAAGGCCGGATCAGTTTTGGACATCTCTGCAACACGTGTGTCGGGAGGTCGGCGGTGAATGGGACAATATTGTAGATAGGATATGGGGATTTGGACCTCAACGGGCGGGCAGTTGTCTCCTGATTGACTCACGAAAACTCTCAGGGGAACGGTC CCTGAAGCGTAGACTTGAGCGTTTAAAGTCTGATGATACCGATACAGCCACTGACAGAGTTGCCATTGACTTTGATGGCCACATAGAAACTGGTTTCCAGCTTGCAACATTCCAAGGTCCGCTCTGTTCAGAGCCCGTCGAAGGTCTTGCATATTTCGTCGAAAGCCTCGAAGTCGATCAAGAGCGTCTCACTGCAGAGATTG CTCAGAATCGTTTGACGCAGCTATCTTCGGCATTGAGCTCAGCTGTCCGGGATGCCTGTAGAAATGGACTGTTAGACTGGTCCCCGCGCCTCATGTTAGCGATGTATTCGTGTGACATACAATGTTCAAGTAAGCACCGATGA
- a CDS encoding uncharacterized protein (BUSCO:EOG09264F1U): MSLVRLTICVSGVYSMFLWWAVAQERLSVPFKTIDGLSSDKFRSALILGLFQSALCSISAFLYIVIRKDPSQTLSQALGLAQKLESNGVLNGHEKSAHNPSTRFDTRLLLRYLQCSVLITSAAPFGFAALSYISYPAMVLGKSCKLVPVMIMNFLLYKRKFAPHKYLVVFMVTTGITIFMGFGDEKAKKHKSGGQDSDSPYASIIGISYLLINLALDGAINSTQDEIFVRYKITGQQMMFWINLFSTFISLFLSILPLPYIPVIHPSTDGKSELMSALAFIQTHPSIVTPLAEFAMTGAFGQLFIFETLARFGSLTLVMITLTRKMFTMLLSVVVYNHKLTLGQWIGAAVVFAGISVEAFIKRRDIHAKRVVQEKEKARIKSL; the protein is encoded by the exons ATGTCGCTCGTCAG ACTAACAATATGTGTATCTGGAGTATACTCCATGTTCTTG TGGTGGGCAGTCGCGCAAGAACGAC TTTCCGTTCCGTTCAAAACTATAGACGGTTTATCGTCAGATAAATTCCGTTCTGCGCTCATCCTTGGACTCTTTCAAAGTGCTCTGTGCTCCATATCTGCCTTTCTCTATATCGTTATCCGTAAAGACCCTTCACAGACCCTCAGCCAAGCTCTCGGTTTAGCGCAAAAGCTCGAGTCTAACGGAGTTTTGAATGGTCATGAAAAATCTGCCCACAACCCTTCCACCCGTTTTGATACCCGCCTTCTCCTCCGATACCTTCAATGTTCGGTATTGATCACCTCTGCAGCTCCTTTCGGATTCGCAGCGCTCTCTTACATCTCATATCCTGCAATGGTTCTCGGAAAATCTTGTAAACTCGTTCCGGTCATGATAATGAACTTCTTGCTGTACAAACGAAAATTTGCTCCCCACAAGTATTTGGTTGTATTTATGGTCACTACCGGCATTACCATCTTCATGGGTTTCGGGGATGAGAAGGCCAAGAAACACAAGTCTGGTGGACAGGACTCAGACAGCCCTTACGCGTCTATCATCGGCATATCCTATCTGCTGATAAACCTTGCTTTGGATGGGGCTATCAACTCCACGCAGGACGAGATTTTCGTGAGATACAAAATCACCGGACAGCAGATGATGTTTTGGATCAACCTAttttccaccttcatctccttGTTCCTTTCGATTTTACCTCTCCCGTACATTCCAGTTATCCACCCTTCAACAGACGGGAAATCAGAACTCATGAGTGCCTTGGCATTCATTCAGACCCATCCTTCGATCGTGACTCCGTTGGCAGAATTCGCAATGACTGGCGCTTTCGGTCAATTGTTCATTTTTGAAACATTGGCTCGTTTTGGCTCCTTGACGCTCGT GATGATCACTCTAACGCGAAAAATGTTCACTATGCTACTTTCCGTTGTTGTTTACAATCACAAGCTTACACTCGGACAGTGGATAGGAGCTGCCGTCGTCTTCGCCGGAATATCAGTTGAGGCTTTCATAAAGAGAAGAG ATATTCACGCCAAACGTGTGGTAcaggagaaggaaaaagCAAGGATAAAATCGTTATGA